GGAGAGCACATAATGACGACCCGTCAGGTCGAGCACACCATCACCGTCGAGGCCCCGGCCGCCGCCGTCTACCGGCTGATCGCCGAGGTGGAGAACTGGCCGCGGATCTTCCCGCCCACCATCCACGTCGACCACGTCGAGCGCGGCGCGGGCGAGGAGCGCATCCGGATCTGGGCCACCGCCAACGGCGAGGCGAAGAACTGGACCTCGCGCCGCACCCTGGACCCCGAGAGCCTGCGGATCACGTTCCGCCAGGAGGTCTCCACCCCGCCGGTCGCCGCCATGGGCGGCACGTGGATCATCGAGCCGCTGTCCGGGACGTCGTCGCGGGTGCGGCTGCTGCACGACTACCGGGCCGTCGACGACGACCCGGAGGGCCTGAAGTGGATCGACGAGGCCGTCGACCGCAACTCCCGCTCGGAACTGGCCGCGCTGAAGACCAACGTCGAACTGGCCCACGCCTCCGAGGAGATCACGTTCTCCTTCGAGGA
The Streptomyces sp. NBC_01485 genome window above contains:
- a CDS encoding aromatase/cyclase, which encodes MTTRQVEHTITVEAPAAAVYRLIAEVENWPRIFPPTIHVDHVERGAGEERIRIWATANGEAKNWTSRRTLDPESLRITFRQEVSTPPVAAMGGTWIIEPLSGTSSRVRLLHDYRAVDDDPEGLKWIDEAVDRNSRSELAALKTNVELAHASEEITFSFEDTVQIAGAAKDAYDFVNEAGLWVERLPHVASVRFSEDTPGLQTLEMDTRAKDGSTHTTKSYRVVFPHHRIAYKQVTLPALMTLHTGYWTFAENDGGVAATSQHTVVLNTANIAAILGPDATVADARGYVRSALSTNSRATLGHAKDYAENKR